GAGAAACGGTTGCGCAAGATCACCTTCGGCAAGCGCAAGACCGTGAAGATCCGCGGCCTGAGCACCAAAGTAGGGGTCTACGCGATCCGCCCTTCCTGATCGTTTTGCTCGAGTTTTGTCCCGATATCCGGGATATTTCCCGACCAAAACCGCGTCAGGATTCGTGTGCCAGCGCGGCTACCAGTCGCTTGATCGGGCTCTGGAGTCCGTACGCCGCCGCGCGGTCGGTCACCTCGGGCGGCACCTGATGCGGACGCTCCAGATTCATAGGCGGCAGCGGGACGTCCGTCGCGATCGTCACCACCTCGACCGCCTTGCGCACGTAGTCGAGCTCGCGCCGCACTTTGGCCAGGCCGCCTCCCGATCCGCCTTGTTCGGCCGCCGCGATGATGGCGTCGATGCTTCCGTAGCGGGTGAGCAATGCCGCGGCCATCTTCTTTCCGATCCCGCGCACGCCCGGCAGGCCGTCGGAGGGGTCACCGCGCAGCACGGCGAAGTCTCGATAGGCGCGGCCGGGAATCTCGCACTTCTCGGTGATGTAGGACTCGTCGACGACGTCGATCACGCTGACGCCCCGGATCGGGTAGAGCACCGAGCACCGCGGATCCTCCACCAGCTGCCACAGGTCGCGGTCGCCGGAGAAGATCTCTACGCGTCCCGGCGCCTGCACGGCCCACGTCCCGACTATGTCTTCTGCCTCGAACTCCGGGTGTCCCGCCACCGCGATCCCGCACAGCTCGAGCAGCTCGTAGATGATCGGCACCTGATGCGCGAGAAGCTCTTCCGCTTTCTCCTGAGGGCTTCCCGGCCCCGCGCGGCTCGCCTTGTAGCCGTCCAGCAACCGAACCCGCCACTCGGGGCGCCAGTTGCCGTCCGCCGCACAACCGATGAAGTCGGGATCGCGATCGCGGATGAGCTGGGCCAGCATGTTGAAGAAGCCGTACGCCGCGTTGATCGGCCTCCCGTCGGGGGTGCTGATCGTCTCGGGGCTCGAGAACAGCGCCCGGTAGAACAAGCTCGGGGCGTCGATCAGCAGAGTCAAGCTGTCGCCGCTCGCGCGGTCGCTCATCGTTCGAGCAGCTCGTAGACGATCAAGCTTCCGACCTCCCGTACGAGCTCCTTCACCTTGGTCTCGCGGCTGCGGTTCAGATCCACGTAGGAAGCGGGGCTCGCGTACGCCTCGAATCCGAGGTCTCGAGCCATGCGTTTGATCCGCTCCGAGTGCAGTGGGTCCGACACCAACAACAAGGAATCGATATCCCGCTCGTGAGCGATCGACGCCACCCGCTTCAGGCTCTCGAGCGTCGTCGTTCCCTCTTCCTCCTCGAGGATGTTCTGGGATGGCACGCCGTTCTCCTCGAGATACACGTGCGCGGCCCGGGCTTCGGTGAACCGATCGCCCGGCTGTTTTCCGCCCGTGACGATCACGGTGTCGGACAGATCTTGCTCCCACAGATACGTAGCCTGATCGAGCCTCGCCTTCAGCACCGGCGACGGCTCACCGTCGTACTGCGCGGCCCCCAGAACAACAATCGCGTCTGCGCGATGAACCTCATCGTTCCGGGACTGCCCCCACACACGGAAGGCGAGCCACGCGGGGTACGCCAGTGCGAACACGATCAGCAGGACTAGAAGCTTCCCGAACAGCCTCATGGTGTGAGGCTAATGCTCAGAGGGTCTGGAAGAGCGCTGCTTGTTTGACCTCTTGTATGGCCTGAGTGACCTTGATGCCCCTGGGGCACGCGTAGGTGCAGTTGAAGGCGGTCCGGCACTTGAACGCGCCGTCTTTCTGACTCAGGATCTCGAGGCGCTCGCGGCCCCCCCGGTCGCGCGAGTCGAATATGAACCGGTGCGCGTTCACGATCGCTGCGGGCCCAACGTACTCCTCGTCCGCCCAGAAGATCGGGCACGAGGTCGTGCAGGCGGCGCACAGGATGCACTTGGTGGTGTCGTCGTAGCGGGCGCGATCCTCCTGTGACTGGAGTCGCTCCCGGTCCGGCTCTCGCTCGTGGTCGTCGGTGATGAGCCACGGCTTCACGGCCAGGTACCCCTGGAAGAACGGGTCCATGTCGACGATGAGGTCTTTCATGACGGGCAGACCCCGGATCGGTTCGACCGTGATCGGCTGCTTGAGGTCTTTGACCAGCACCTTGCACGCGAGCGCGTTCTCGCCGTTGATGAGCATGGCGTCCGAGCCGCAGATCCCATGGGCGCAGGAGCGACGAAGCGCCAAAGAGCTGTCCTGATACCACTTGATCTTGTGGAGGCAGTCGAGCAGCCGCTCCATCGGCTGCGCCCTGACCGTGTACTCCTCGAAGTGCGGCTCGGTGTCCCTCTCGGGGTTGAAGCGGAGCAGCCGCAGGCGAACGTCGATCTCGTTGGTGAGCTGCATGTCCTTGCCGTCCATCGCCATCAGCACGCCACCTCAGTACTTCCTCTCGACGGGAATGTAGCGACCCATAGTGACGTCTCGGTACGCCAGCTCGAGCTCGTCCTCCGCTGTCTTGGTGATGAAGCTGTGCTTGAGCCAGTGGTCGTCCTCGCGCAGCTGGTGGTCCTCGCGGTAATGGCCGCCGCGGCTCTCCGTGCGCGCCCGCGCCGACACCACCAAGGCCTCGGCCATGTCTATGAGATACCCGAGCTCGATGTGCTCGGTGACCTCGGTGTTGTAGACCTTGCTGCGGTCCCGGACACGGCACTGCTCGTACCTGCGGCGTAGCTCGCGCACCTCTGCGAGAGCCTCGCTCAGCGATTCCTCCGTCCGCACCACCGACGCCTTGTCCATCATCACCGCCTGGAGCCGCGTGCGGACATCCGCGCTGTACTCCGGGCCGCCCCCTTCGAACAAGCCGGCCAGCAGGCTCTGGATGTGCTTCGCCGGTTCCTCGGGGATCTCCGGCAGTTTCGTCGCGCTCGCGTACTCGGCCATCGCGATCCCGCCGCGGCGTCCGAATACGACGATATCGAGTAACGAGTTCGTGCCGAGCCGGTTCGCGCCGTGGGCCGAGACGCAGGCGCATTCGCCGGCGGCGTAGAACCCGGGCACCAGCGCCCCCTCGTGGTCGGCGCGAACCGCGCCGGTGATGTCGGTCGGGATGCCGCCCATCGCGTAGTGCGCCGTCGGCACGATCGGCACGCCCTCTTTCAACGGGTCGACGTCCAGGTAGGTCCGGGCGAACTCGGTGATGTCTGGCAGCTTCGTCTCCACGACGTGCGGGTCGACCTCCGTGAGGTCCAACAGGATGTAGTCCTTGTTCGGGCCGGCCCCGCGGCCCTCTTTGATCTCGAAGAACTCGGCCCGCGACACCATGTCGCGGGGCGCGAGGTCCTTGATCGTGGGCGCGTAGCGCTCCATGAAGCGCTCGCCGTCGGCGTTGCGGAGGATGCCGCCCTCTCCCCGCGCCGCCTCCGACAGCAAGATGCCGAGGCCGTAGAGCCCCGTCGGGTGGAACTGGAAGAACTCCATGTCCTCCAGGGGCAGGCCCCTCCGGAACACGACGCCGGGGCCGTCGCCCGTCAACGTGTGCGCGTTCGAGGTGATCTTGAACATCTTTCCGTAACCGCCGGTCGCGAAGAGCACCGACTTCGAGCGGAAGACGTGCAGGTCGCCGGTCGCGATCTCGTAGGCGATGATCCCGCCGCACACGCCGTCGACCAGGATGAGGTCGAGCACGAAGAACTCAGAGAAGAACTCGACACCCTCCTTGTTGCACTGCTGGTAGAGCGTCTGCAGGATCATGTGCCCGGTGCGGTCCGCCGCGTAGCAAGCCCTCTTCACCGGAGCCTCGCCGTGGTTGCGGGTGTGACCGCCGAAGCGGCGCTGGTCGATACGACCGTCGGGCGTCCGGTTGAAGGGCAGTCCCATCCGCTCGAGCTCGAGGACCGACTCAACGGCCTCCTTGCACATCACGTCGACCGCATCCTGATCGGCGAGGAAGTCGCCACCCTTCACGGTGTCGAACGCGTGCCATTCCCAGGAGTCCTCTTCGACGTTCGCCAGGGCCGCGCACATGCCGCCCTGTGCCGCACCGGTGTGCGACCGCGTTGGATAGAGCTTCGAGACGACCGCGGTCTTGCACCGCTTCCCGGCCTCGAGAGCGGCGCGCAGCCCCGCTCCACCTGCGCCGACGATGACGGCGTCGTACTCGTGGGTTCGGATCAAGCTAACCGCCGGACTCCGGGTTGAACGTGACCAACACGGCGGTCCCCATGATCAGAAGGATGCCCGTGGCGGTGTAGAGGCTTGCTTTCACCACGGTCCGCTTCCGCGGCGACTTGACGTAGTCATCGATGATGATGCGAAGCCCATTGGCTCCGTGCAGGAGAGACAGGAACAGCATCGTCCAGTCGAACGTCTTCCAGCCGACGTTCTGCCAGCGTGCGGCGACGAACGCGAAGTCGACGCGCTCAACCCCTTCGCCTATGAGATGCATGATGTAGAGGTGGATCAGGACGAGGAACAGCAGGATGATCCCGCTGATCCGCATGAAGAACCAAGACCAGACTTCGAACGACGACGGACGCCGGTCGGCGGTGAAAGCCTTGGGTTTGTGTTTGCGATAAACGTCTTGGACGGTCGCCATGCGGCCGGAATCCTACCGTCGGGCCTCCCGACTAGCATGTTCTGGTGACCCAAGACAGAACAACGGATTCCGGCATCGAGATACAGCCGCTGTATGACGCGACCTCTGTTGCCGACGGTGTGGTGGAGAGGTTGACACCGCCCGGCGAGTTCCCCTTCACCCGCGGCGTCTACCCAGGCATGTACCGGCAGCGGCTGTGGACGATGCGTCAATACGCGGGTTTCGGCAGTGCCGAGGAGACCAACAAACGGTTCCGGTACCTGCTCGGGGCGGGCCAAACCGGGCTGTCGGTTGCCTTCGACCTGCCGACCCAGATGGGTTACGACTCCGACCATCCGAAGGCGATGGACGAGGTCGGGCGCGTCGGCGTGGCCATCGACTCGCTCGCCGACATGGAGCTGCTCCTGAAAGACATCCCGCTGGACGAGGTCTCCACCTCGATGACGATCAACGCCACCGCGGCGATCCTCCTGCTCCTGTATCAGCTGGTCGCCGAGAAGCAGGGGGTGGCGCCCGAGAAGATCACCGGCACCACTCAGAACGACATCCTCAAGGAGTACACGGCGCGCGGGACGTACATCTACCCGCCGAAGCCCTCGATGAGGATCATCACCGACCTGTTCGCGTACTGCCGCGACGAGCTACCGCGTTGGAACACGATCTCGATCTCGGGCTACCACATGCGCGAGGCTGGAAGCACGGCGGTGCAAGAGGTCGCGTTCACGATCGCCGACGGGATTGCGTATGTCGAGGCCGCGATCGCGGCAGGTCTCGCCGTGGACGAGTTCGCGCCACGGCTCTCGTTCTTCTTCGCCTGCCACATGAACTTCTTCGAAGAGGTTGCAAAGTTCCGCGCCGCCCGCCGCTTGTGGGCGAAGGTGATGAAGGAGAGGTTTGCGGCGCAGAACCCGAAGTCACAGATGCTGCGCTTCCACACCCAGACCGGCGGCGCGACGCTCACGGCGCAACAGCCGGAGAACAACATCGTTCGGACGGCGCTGGAGGCGCTCGCCGCAGTGATGGGAGGGACCCAGTCGCTCCACACGAACTCGTTCGACGAGGCACTGGCGCT
This genomic window from Actinomycetota bacterium contains:
- a CDS encoding flap endonuclease; this encodes MSDRASGDSLTLLIDAPSLFYRALFSSPETISTPDGRPINAAYGFFNMLAQLIRDRDPDFIGCAADGNWRPEWRVRLLDGYKASRAGPGSPQEKAEELLAHQVPIIYELLELCGIAVAGHPEFEAEDIVGTWAVQAPGRVEIFSGDRDLWQLVEDPRCSVLYPIRGVSVIDVVDESYITEKCEIPGRAYRDFAVLRGDPSDGLPGVRGIGKKMAAALLTRYGSIDAIIAAAEQGGSGGGLAKVRRELDYVRKAVEVVTIATDVPLPPMNLERPHQVPPEVTDRAAAYGLQSPIKRLVAALAHES
- a CDS encoding methylmalonyl-CoA mutase family protein, producing the protein MTQDRTTDSGIEIQPLYDATSVADGVVERLTPPGEFPFTRGVYPGMYRQRLWTMRQYAGFGSAEETNKRFRYLLGAGQTGLSVAFDLPTQMGYDSDHPKAMDEVGRVGVAIDSLADMELLLKDIPLDEVSTSMTINATAAILLLLYQLVAEKQGVAPEKITGTTQNDILKEYTARGTYIYPPKPSMRIITDLFAYCRDELPRWNTISISGYHMREAGSTAVQEVAFTIADGIAYVEAAIAAGLAVDEFAPRLSFFFACHMNFFEEVAKFRAARRLWAKVMKERFAAQNPKSQMLRFHTQTGGATLTAQQPENNIVRTALEALAAVMGGTQSLHTNSFDEALALPSEKAARIALRTQQVIGYESGVADSADPLGGSWMVESLTDEIERLAVEYLERIDAMGGAVEAIESGWMKDEIEESAYLINRGVESGERIVVGVNRFQLDQEEPVELHSLDPELQRRQISRLQDVRSQRDQAEVDAALKELEEAARGGDNLLYPMKQALAAYATLGEVSDVLREIFGEYEPRSL
- a CDS encoding succinate dehydrogenase iron-sulfur subunit encodes the protein MAMDGKDMQLTNEIDVRLRLLRFNPERDTEPHFEEYTVRAQPMERLLDCLHKIKWYQDSSLALRRSCAHGICGSDAMLINGENALACKVLVKDLKQPITVEPIRGLPVMKDLIVDMDPFFQGYLAVKPWLITDDHEREPDRERLQSQEDRARYDDTTKCILCAACTTSCPIFWADEEYVGPAAIVNAHRFIFDSRDRGGRERLEILSQKDGAFKCRTAFNCTYACPRGIKVTQAIQEVKQAALFQTL
- a CDS encoding succinate dehydrogenase hydrophobic membrane anchor subunit; translated protein: MATVQDVYRKHKPKAFTADRRPSSFEVWSWFFMRISGIILLFLVLIHLYIMHLIGEGVERVDFAFVAARWQNVGWKTFDWTMLFLSLLHGANGLRIIIDDYVKSPRKRTVVKASLYTATGILLIMGTAVLVTFNPESGG
- the sdhA gene encoding succinate dehydrogenase flavoprotein subunit; this translates as MRTHEYDAVIVGAGGAGLRAALEAGKRCKTAVVSKLYPTRSHTGAAQGGMCAALANVEEDSWEWHAFDTVKGGDFLADQDAVDVMCKEAVESVLELERMGLPFNRTPDGRIDQRRFGGHTRNHGEAPVKRACYAADRTGHMILQTLYQQCNKEGVEFFSEFFVLDLILVDGVCGGIIAYEIATGDLHVFRSKSVLFATGGYGKMFKITSNAHTLTGDGPGVVFRRGLPLEDMEFFQFHPTGLYGLGILLSEAARGEGGILRNADGERFMERYAPTIKDLAPRDMVSRAEFFEIKEGRGAGPNKDYILLDLTEVDPHVVETKLPDITEFARTYLDVDPLKEGVPIVPTAHYAMGGIPTDITGAVRADHEGALVPGFYAAGECACVSAHGANRLGTNSLLDIVVFGRRGGIAMAEYASATKLPEIPEEPAKHIQSLLAGLFEGGGPEYSADVRTRLQAVMMDKASVVRTEESLSEALAEVRELRRRYEQCRVRDRSKVYNTEVTEHIELGYLIDMAEALVVSARARTESRGGHYREDHQLREDDHWLKHSFITKTAEDELELAYRDVTMGRYIPVERKY
- a CDS encoding YdcF family protein; amino-acid sequence: MRLFGKLLVLLIVFALAYPAWLAFRVWGQSRNDEVHRADAIVVLGAAQYDGEPSPVLKARLDQATYLWEQDLSDTVIVTGGKQPGDRFTEARAAHVYLEENGVPSQNILEEEEGTTTLESLKRVASIAHERDIDSLLLVSDPLHSERIKRMARDLGFEAYASPASYVDLNRSRETKVKELVREVGSLIVYELLER